The nucleotide sequence GACGAGATCGAGGAGATCGAGGAGAAGTACTGGCGGGGTGAGGCGGAGCACGCATGAGGGCGCGACGGCGCTTCGGCCAGCACTTTCTCGAGCCGGTGTGGCAGCGCAAGGTGGTCGACGTCATCGCGCCCGCCCCCGGCGACCGGTTTCTCGAGATCGGGCCCGGCCGGGGGGCGTTGACGCTGGCCCTCGCGGGACGCGGCGCCGAGGTGGTCGGCGTCGAGGTCGACCGGGATCTCGCCGCCGAACTGGCCGAACGCGGCGTCGCGGGGGTCTGCGTGGTCTGCGCCGACGTCCTCGAGGTCGACCTTTGCGCGCTCGTTCGGGAGATGGCGAGCGCCGGGGGCGGGGCCGGCGCGCCGCGGCGGGTGCGCGTCGCGGCGAACCTTCCCTACAACATCTCGTCGCCGGTCTTGTTCCGGCTCATCGAGGTCGCACGGTCGACGGGCCTCGTCGACGACGCCACGCTCATGCTCCAGCGCGAGGTGGCGGTCAGGGTGGCGGCCAGTCCGGGCGGCGGCGACTACGGTCCCCTGTCGGTCATGACCCAGCTCTACGCCGACGTCGAGTTGGTGCTCGCACTGCC is from Acidobacteriota bacterium and encodes:
- the rsmA gene encoding ribosomal RNA small subunit methyltransferase A, with amino-acid sequence MRARRRFGQHFLEPVWQRKVVDVIAPAPGDRFLEIGPGRGALTLALAGRGAEVVGVEVDRDLAAELAERGVAGVCVVCADVLEVDLCALVREMASAGGGAGAPRRVRVAANLPYNISSPVLFRLIEVARSTGLVDDATLMLQREVAVRVAASPGGGDYGPLSVMTQLYADVELVLALPPGAFRPPPKVQSAVIRLRFRPPPVEIADLTRFDAMVRGLFTRRRKTLLNALRACTGPGGLDLTAVLERAGLDGRRRPETLTLAELALLASQLSPAR